In the genome of Crassaminicella thermophila, the window TCGTATAACTTGATCGTCTACCTGCAATAACCCCTTTTCTTTTAAATCACAAATTTCATTAGAATACACTTTTAAAGGACTTATACCAAATTTTTTTGTAAATTTTTTAATACTTATTCCTTTCATCATTCTCAAACCGAGAAACATAGTTTCTGCAATTTCATCCTTTATTGAAATTTCTTCCTTATGCACACATATATTTTTTTTATCGATATTCTCTATATAATCTTTTAAATCTGTTGTGTTTGAATAGCGTATCTTATTTAGGTACGAATGAGCTCCCAAACCTAAACCAATATATTCTTCATTTTCCCAATATATCTTATTGTGAATACATTCTTGACCTTCCTTTGCAAAATTAGATATTTCATAATGTTTATATCCATTTTCTAATAGGTAATCTATCGTAAAATGATACATTTTTCTATCCTTTTCTTCATCAGGTAAATGTAGTTCTCCCTTTTTATACAACTGATTGAATACAGTTCCTTCTTCAATTTTTAAACTGTAAGCTGAAATATGTTCAGGTTTTAATGTTACAACATTTCTTAATGTCTCTTGCCAATGATTTATGCTTTGATTAGGAAGAGCAAACATAATATCTATATTTATATTTTTAAATCCTATTTCTCTTGCTAATAAATAGTTTCTAACAAATTCCTTACTATTGTGCACTCTTCCTAATTTTTTTAAAAGAAAATCCTGCCATGCTTGAAGCCCTATACTCAATCTATTGATGTTATGATTTAAATAATAACTAATTTTTTCTTTATTTAAAGTTCCAGGATTACTCTCTATTGAAAATTCTAAATCCTCTTTTAAATTAAAATTTGAATGTATACCATTTATTATTTTATCCATTTTATTAATAGAAATAATAGAAGGTGTTCCTCCACCTATAAATATAGATTTTATTTTACATTTTCTCAATTTTTCCTCATATATTTTCATTTCCTTTATTAATGCATCAATATATTTAGAAATCATCTCCTCTGTAGCACTAAAAGAACAAAAATCACAATATAAACACTTTTGAGCACAAAATGGTATATGAATATACATACCTATCTCTTTCATATTATCACCTCTATTGAAAGAAAATAGCCACCTATTTGGTGACTATTTATTATCATCATATTTTAATACAGCCATAAAAGCTTCTTGAGGAACTTCCACTGACCCTAATTGTCTCATACGTTTCTTACCTTCCTTTTGTTTCTCAAGAAGTTTCTTCTTTCTTGATATATCTCCACCATAACATTTTGCCAATACATCTTTTCTCATAGCTTTAATAGTCTCTCTAGCAATAACCTTAGAACCTATAGCAGCTTGAATAGGAATAGCGAACATGTGGCGTGGAATCACATCTTTTAGTTTTTCACAAACAACCCTTCCCCTACTTTCAGCTTTGCTTTCATGTACAATCATTGAAAAAGCATCTATTACTTCTTTATTTA includes:
- the hemW gene encoding radical SAM family heme chaperone HemW; protein product: MKEIGMYIHIPFCAQKCLYCDFCSFSATEEMISKYIDALIKEMKIYEEKLRKCKIKSIFIGGGTPSIISINKMDKIINGIHSNFNLKEDLEFSIESNPGTLNKEKISYYLNHNINRLSIGLQAWQDFLLKKLGRVHNSKEFVRNYLLAREIGFKNINIDIMFALPNQSINHWQETLRNVVTLKPEHISAYSLKIEEGTVFNQLYKKGELHLPDEEKDRKMYHFTIDYLLENGYKHYEISNFAKEGQECIHNKIYWENEEYIGLGLGAHSYLNKIRYSNTTDLKDYIENIDKKNICVHKEEISIKDEIAETMFLGLRMMKGISIKKFTKKFGISPLKVYSNEICDLKEKGLLQVDDQVIRLTRKGIDLSNHVFVAFLLD